In one window of Neofelis nebulosa isolate mNeoNeb1 chromosome 15, mNeoNeb1.pri, whole genome shotgun sequence DNA:
- the LOC131496198 gene encoding Fc receptor-like protein 3 isoform X2, which produces MFCEHRWDRSLAFGETVFPCPRPGPAPMLLWLLLILAPGRQPAGALPKALLLLKPPWSTAFEGETVTLFCKDHHSLAWEYVSWYHNETPLRKQSGKLQISKSGHYRCKTQRSSLSDPVHVQFLSDWLVLQASHPAFERDKVVLRCRGKEEEDIMERTYYKNEEKIGSSYNSNITVYPAFNDDSTYHCTASGMYILGMSWTETSRPLKIQVQELFPSPVLTASPSWPIEGSPMTLTCETWLPPLTSHTRLQFCFFKEHRALGAGWSNSPELQIPTMWSEGAASYWCQARTVIPRILKTSPRSQIRVHRVPVSDVNLETQPPVGQLIEGEDLVLICSVAAGTGTVTFSWHREGSERSLGRKTQNALSAELRIASVREQDAGRYYCAADNLDGPVLSKRIRITPRVPVSPPVLTIRRPRSQAVEGDVVELHCKAQRGSPPILYRFYHGDVPLGSSSAPSGGEASLNLSLTAEHSGNYSCEANNSLRVQRSKMVSLSITVPVSHPVLTLNPDVAQAMVGDVLELRCEAQRGSPPILYWFYHEDVILGNTSAPFGGGASFNLSLTTEHSGNYSCGADNGLGAQSSETVSLNITGLCKNKVTHITVGVIGCLLSMLGLAATAALVGRFRTQRKSGAIPRNIGSVPGPDPPAQALHSPPSLSRPALMELQPLYSNVSPGDDDLVYSQIWIRQHREGSPAHSPRTHQKGEEPAIIYSELKRADPYDPARQDREEAAEGYENNPCTSLALDH; this is translated from the exons ATGTTCTGCGAACACAG ATGGGACAGAAGCCTGGCTTTTGGTGAGACAGTCTTCCCCTGCCCTCGGCCAGGCCCGGCCCCCATGCTTCTGTGGCTGCTGCTGATCCTGG CTCCCGGACGACAGCCGGCAG GAGCACTTCCAAAAGCTTTACTTCTCCTCAAACCTCCATGGTCCACAGCCTTCGAAGGAGAGACAGTGACTCTCTTCTGTAAGGATCACCATTCTCTAGCCTGGGAATACGTATCTTGGTATCACAATGAGACTCCCTTGAGAAAACAATCCGGAAAACTCCAAATAAGCAAGTCTGGACATTACAGATGCAAGACCCAAAGATCTTCCCTCAGTGACCCCGTGCATGTGCAGTTTTTATCTG ACTGGCTGGTCCTCCAGGCCTCACACCCTGCCTTTGAAAGAGATAAAGTAGTTCTGAGATGCcgagggaaagaagaagaagatattaTGGAAAGGACTTactacaaaaatgaagaaaaaattggaaGTTCTTATAACTCAAACATCACAGTATATCCAGCCTTCAACGATGATAGCACATATCATTGTACTGCTTCTGGGATGTATATTTTGGGGATGTCATGGACAGAAACTTCAAGACCTTTAAAGATCCAAGTTCAAG AGCTGTTTCCgagtcctgtgctgacagccagccCCTCCTGGCCCATCGAGGGGAGCCCCATGACCCTGACATGTGAGACCTGGCTCCCTCCACTGACATCGCACACTAGACTTCAGTTCTGTTTCTTCAAAGAGCACCGGGCTCTGGGGGCTGGCTGGAGCAACTCCCCGGAGCTCCAGATCCCCACCATGTGGAGTGAAGGTGCCGCCTCCTACTGGTGCCAAGCGAGGACGGTGATTCCCAGGATCCTGAAAACAAGCCCACGATCCCAGATACGTGTCCATA GGGTCCCTGTGTCTGATGTGAATCTAGAGACGCAGCCCCCTGTGGGCCAGCTGATTGAAGGAGAAGACCTCGTCCTTATCTGCTCAGTAGCTGCGGGCACGGGGACTGTCACGTTCTCCTGGCACCGGGAGGGCTCGGAGAGGAGTTTGGGCAGGAAGACCCAGAACGCCCTGTCTGCAGAGCTGCGGATAGCCTCCGTGAGGGAGCAGGATGCCGGGAGGTACTACTGTGCGGCCGACAACCTGGATGGCCCTGTCCTCAGTAAACGGATCAGAATCACACCAAGAG TTCCAGTCTCGCCTCCAGTCCTCACCATCAGGAGACCCAGATCCCAGGCCGTGGAGGGGGACGTGGTGGAGCTTCACTGCAAGGCCCAGAGGGGCTCTCCCCCCATCCTGTACCGGTTTTATCACGGGGACGTCCCCCTGGGGAGCAGCTCGGCCCCCTCTGGAGGAGAAGCATCCCTCAACCTCTCTCTGACTGCAGAACATTCTGGAAACTACTCCTGTGAGGCCAACAACAGCCTGAGAGTTCAGCGCAGTAAGATGGTGTCCCTCAGCATCACAG TTCCAGTGTCTCACCCTGTCCTCACCCTCAACCCTGATGTGGCCCAGGCTATGGTGGGAGATGTGTTAGAACTTCGCTGTGAGGCCCAGAGGGGTTCTCCCCCGATCTTATACTGGTTTTATCATGAGGATGTCATCTTGGGGAACACCTCAGCCCCCTTTGGAGGGGGAGCATCTTTTAACCTCTCTCTGACCACAGAACATTCTGGAAACTACTCCTGTGGGGCTGACAATGGCCTGGGGGCTCAGAGCAGCGAGACGGTGTCACTTAACATCACAG GGCTTTGCAAGAACAAAGTAACCCATATCACTGTGGGAGTCATCGGGTGCTTGCTAAGCATGCTTGGTCTTGCTGCTACGGCTGCTCTGGTGGGTCGCTTCAGAACCCAAAGGAAGTCAG GGGCAATCCCAAGGAACATCGGGAGCGTTCCTGGCCCAGACCCTCCAGCACAGGCCCTCCACAGCCCACCCAGTCTGAGCCGGCCAGCCCTAATGGAGCTACAGCCCTTGTACAGCAACG TCAGTCCTGGCGATGATGACCTGGTTTATTCCCAGATCTGGATCAGACAGCACAGAGAAGGAAGTCCAG